A window of Coleofasciculus sp. FACHB-T130 contains these coding sequences:
- a CDS encoding ABC transporter ATP-binding protein, translating to MSRKKSRNQIQSSQKAHPLKRLIDYGRNYRVQIWQASVCSILNKIFDLAPPALIGAAVDVVVKQQDSAIAQFGVKDVFWQLLILSFLSFIIWGLESIFEYAYALLWRNLAQDIEHDLRLDAYSHIQELELAYFEERSTGGLMSILNDDINQLERFLDRGANEILQVATTVVIIGGAFFILAPSVAWMAMLPMPFILWGSIVFQHRLAPRYAEIREKVSLLNSRLSNNLSGMTTIKSFVTEDYEANRMAVESEAYRQSNRRAIALSSAFVPLIRIIILIGFTATLLIGGMDAAAGRLSVGTYSVLVFLTQRLLWPLTRLGETLDQYQRAMASTNRVMNLLDTPIAIHSGHISLPVASVRGEMELKDVTFAYNGRNPVIQNLSLHIPAGKTIAIVGSTGSGKSTLVKLLLRLYEIQSGTVTLDGIELRDLKLRDLRSCIGLVSQDVFLFHGTVKDNIAYGSPDATEAEVIEAAKIAEAQDFIMQLPQGYDTIVGERGQKLSGGQRQRIAIARAVLKDPPILILDEATSAVDNETEAAIQRSLERITVNRTTIAIAHRLSTVRNADCIYVMEQGFLVEQGRHEQLLEDQGIYASLWKVQTGIKNGKN from the coding sequence TTGTCCCGTAAAAAATCCCGCAATCAAATCCAAAGCAGCCAAAAGGCGCATCCCCTCAAGCGTCTGATTGACTATGGACGCAACTATCGCGTTCAAATTTGGCAGGCAAGTGTTTGTTCAATTCTCAATAAAATCTTTGACTTAGCCCCACCCGCCTTGATCGGTGCAGCGGTGGATGTGGTGGTGAAGCAACAAGACTCAGCGATCGCTCAATTTGGCGTCAAAGATGTTTTTTGGCAACTCCTGATCCTAAGCTTCCTCAGCTTCATTATCTGGGGGCTGGAATCTATCTTTGAGTACGCCTATGCCCTGCTTTGGCGCAATCTCGCCCAGGATATTGAACACGACTTGCGCCTGGATGCCTACAGCCATATCCAAGAACTGGAACTGGCTTATTTTGAAGAGCGCAGCACTGGCGGTTTGATGTCTATCCTGAATGACGATATCAATCAGCTGGAACGCTTTTTAGATCGGGGAGCGAATGAAATCCTCCAAGTAGCGACAACGGTGGTAATTATTGGCGGTGCCTTCTTTATTTTGGCTCCCAGCGTGGCTTGGATGGCGATGCTGCCGATGCCGTTTATTCTGTGGGGTTCGATTGTCTTTCAGCATCGCCTTGCCCCCCGTTATGCTGAGATTCGGGAAAAAGTCAGTCTGCTCAACAGTCGCCTCTCGAATAATTTGAGCGGGATGACGACGATTAAAAGCTTTGTCACGGAAGACTATGAAGCGAACAGGATGGCAGTCGAAAGTGAGGCTTATCGACAAAGTAACCGGAGAGCGATCGCGCTTTCATCCGCTTTTGTCCCCTTGATTCGCATCATTATTTTAATCGGGTTCACGGCAACGCTGTTAATCGGCGGGATGGACGCTGCTGCTGGCAGATTGTCTGTGGGTACTTACAGTGTATTGGTATTCCTAACCCAGCGGTTGCTTTGGCCTTTGACGAGATTGGGCGAAACGCTCGATCAATATCAACGGGCAATGGCTTCTACAAATCGGGTGATGAATCTGCTGGATACACCGATCGCGATTCATTCGGGACACATTTCCTTACCCGTCGCTTCAGTGCGGGGTGAAATGGAATTAAAAGATGTCACTTTTGCCTACAATGGGCGAAATCCAGTCATTCAAAATCTCTCTTTACACATTCCCGCAGGTAAAACAATCGCCATTGTCGGTTCTACTGGTTCGGGCAAGAGTACCTTAGTGAAACTGTTGCTGAGGTTGTACGAAATTCAGTCGGGAACGGTGACATTGGATGGGATTGAATTACGCGATTTGAAATTAAGAGATTTGCGTTCCTGTATTGGTTTAGTCAGTCAGGATGTCTTCTTATTTCACGGCACGGTAAAAGATAATATTGCCTACGGCAGTCCTGATGCAACTGAAGCTGAGGTAATCGAAGCGGCTAAAATTGCCGAGGCTCAAGACTTTATCATGCAACTTCCCCAAGGTTACGACACGATTGTGGGTGAGCGGGGGCAAAAGTTGTCAGGTGGGCAAAGACAGCGGATTGCGATCGCGCGTGCCGTTTTGAAAGATCCGCCGATTCTGATTCTGGATGAAGCCACCTCCGCCGTAGACAATGAGACAGAAGCAGCCATTCAGCGATCGCTCGAACGAATTACCGTCAATCGCACCACGATAGCGATCGCTCATCGCCTCTCCACCGTCCGCAATGCTGATTGTATCTATGTGATGGAACAAGGCTTCTTAGTAGAGCAAGGACGCCACGAACAACTATTAGAAGACCAAGGAATTTATGCCAGCCTTTGGAAAGTGCAGACAGGCATCAAAAACGGCAAAAATTAG
- a CDS encoding DUF4112 domain-containing protein, whose product MNTLERLENLNHIRRLSRLMDNAIRIPGIGFRIGLDPIIGLIPGAGDIISTGFSAYIIYLAARFGLPREILQKMIFNIALEATVGSVPLVGDLFDAYYKSNIRNLALLEQHLQVAEPELNEVTPLQTVTSIN is encoded by the coding sequence ATGAACACACTTGAACGTCTCGAAAATCTCAACCACATCCGCAGACTTAGCCGCCTGATGGATAATGCAATCCGAATCCCAGGCATCGGCTTTCGTATTGGTTTAGACCCAATTATTGGTCTGATTCCAGGTGCCGGAGATATCATCAGCACCGGGTTTTCGGCTTACATCATCTATTTAGCCGCCCGCTTCGGCTTACCGCGTGAAATCCTACAAAAGATGATATTTAATATTGCCTTAGAAGCCACAGTCGGCTCGGTGCCTTTGGTGGGAGACTTGTTCGATGCATACTACAAGTCAAATATCCGTAACTTGGCGCTTTTAGAGCAACATCTTCAGGTAGCTGAACCCGAACTGAATGAAGTTACCCCTCTTCAGACTGTAACGAGCATCAATTGA
- a CDS encoding pentapeptide repeat-containing protein — protein sequence MLNAPTQDLHFICSQFLAQDPQKRLQNLKDLGIARYADFLTKMPLTEANVACVMHFFRDTSRVKFPNLRGADLSNLKLDGVNFIRGDLLGANLRGSSLLEADLLFANFTGADLRNADLRGATLNETIWSGAVVEDCNFGKGIGLTEQQRRNLKSLGARFN from the coding sequence ATGCTAAACGCCCCAACGCAAGACCTTCATTTTATTTGCAGCCAATTTTTGGCACAAGATCCCCAAAAACGCTTGCAGAACCTCAAAGACTTGGGGATAGCGCGTTATGCTGATTTTTTAACTAAAATGCCATTAACAGAAGCAAATGTAGCTTGCGTAATGCATTTTTTTAGAGATACAAGTCGCGTGAAATTCCCGAATCTTAGGGGAGCGGATTTATCTAACTTGAAGTTAGATGGCGTTAACTTTATCAGGGGTGATTTATTGGGGGCAAATTTGAGGGGAAGCAGTTTATTAGAAGCCGACCTTTTATTTGCCAATTTCACTGGAGCAGATTTGAGAAATGCGGATTTGAGGGGTGCAACTCTTAATGAGACAATATGGTCAGGTGCGGTGGTAGAAGATTGCAATTTTGGAAAAGGAATTGGGTTAACGGAGCAGCAGCGCAGAAACCTAAAAAGTCTCGGTGCTAGGTTTAATTAG